A single window of Acinetobacter wuhouensis DNA harbors:
- a CDS encoding putative solute-binding protein — MKWSKALLVTAGLMAATSATQAKQVMCVFDLVGKNGDVFTLMKDYQLAAKNWGGDLELKVNSNEAVIAEDFKAGKCDAVSITGMRGRQFNNFTGSLDAIGAIPDLNLAVKVMQGLANPNFAKYMTSGQYEVVGVIPVGDAYLLVNDRNINTVAKAAGKKIAVLDYDQAQKIMVQQIGAQAVSADVTNFGAKFNNGQVDIIGAPVAVFKPLELHKGLGTKGAIVNYPLLQVTGNIIIRPDKFPAGYGQKSRDWVKSQLPRANGIIGKMKADIPSKYWMQVPEGDKPGYQKLMRESRINLTKQGVYNKQMMKILWQFRCKNSPTNFECALQDENYK; from the coding sequence ATGAAATGGTCTAAAGCCCTTCTCGTCACAGCTGGTTTAATGGCTGCTACCTCTGCAACTCAAGCAAAACAAGTCATGTGTGTCTTTGATTTAGTTGGTAAAAATGGTGATGTATTTACCCTAATGAAAGACTATCAGCTTGCTGCTAAAAACTGGGGCGGAGATCTTGAATTAAAAGTGAATTCAAATGAAGCTGTAATTGCTGAAGATTTTAAAGCAGGTAAATGTGATGCCGTAAGTATTACAGGTATGCGTGGTCGCCAATTTAATAACTTTACAGGCTCACTCGATGCAATTGGTGCAATCCCTGATCTCAATCTCGCAGTGAAAGTCATGCAAGGTTTAGCTAACCCAAACTTTGCTAAATATATGACCAGCGGACAATATGAAGTCGTTGGTGTCATTCCTGTAGGTGATGCATATCTATTGGTCAATGATCGCAATATCAATACTGTGGCAAAAGCAGCAGGTAAAAAAATTGCCGTCCTTGATTACGACCAAGCACAGAAAATCATGGTACAGCAGATTGGTGCGCAAGCTGTCAGTGCTGATGTAACCAATTTTGGTGCAAAATTTAATAATGGACAGGTCGATATTATTGGTGCGCCTGTTGCTGTATTTAAACCTTTAGAGTTACATAAAGGCTTAGGTACTAAAGGTGCAATTGTGAATTACCCACTGTTACAAGTGACTGGTAATATCATCATTCGTCCAGATAAATTCCCTGCAGGCTATGGTCAAAAATCGCGTGATTGGGTGAAATCTCAATTACCACGTGCCAATGGTATTATTGGGAAAATGAAAGCGGATATTCCTTCAAAATACTGGATGCAAGTACCTGAAGGAGATAAACCAGGTTATCAAAAGCTAATGCGTGAATCACGTATTAACCTGACCAAACAAGGCGTTTATAACAAACAAATGATGAAGATTCTTTGGCAATTCCGTTGTAAGAATAGCCCAACAAACTTTGAATGTGCATTACAGGATGAAAACTATAAATAA
- the erpA gene encoding iron-sulfur cluster insertion protein ErpA — MTAQALEMTDNAANKVRQLRDSEGNQELMLRVYVTGGGCSGFSYGFNFAENANEDDAEFVNGDVKMLVDSLSYQYLVGSKVDYIEGLEGSRFIVENPNATTTCGCGSSFSI; from the coding sequence ATGACCGCCCAAGCACTTGAGATGACTGATAATGCTGCAAATAAAGTTCGCCAACTGCGTGACAGTGAAGGTAATCAAGAACTGATGTTACGTGTCTATGTAACAGGTGGTGGCTGTTCAGGTTTTTCTTATGGTTTTAACTTTGCTGAAAATGCCAATGAAGACGATGCCGAGTTTGTGAATGGCGATGTCAAAATGTTGGTTGATTCATTGAGCTATCAATATTTAGTCGGTTCAAAAGTCGACTATATTGAAGGTCTAGAAGGTTCACGTTTTATTGTTGAAAACCCAAATGCGACAACAACTTGTGGTTGTGGTTCTTCATTCTCGATCTGA